Proteins encoded in a region of the Paenibacillus sp. W2I17 genome:
- a CDS encoding ABC transporter ATP-binding protein: protein MMKLFRMLKPYRIPIIFILVLVLFQSLAELYLPTLMADIVNDGIIKGDIPYIWQIGGWMLVIAIGGTACSVIASYLSSRTAGGFAKQLRSRVFRHVENFSLQEFDKMGTASLITRTTNDITQVQNVLTMMLRMMIMAPLMCIGGIFMAVSQDAKLSTIFLVVLPVLGGAIALIGAKGLPLFKTIQKKLDRLNLVLREQLTGIRVVRSFNRGEHEKVRFNGANTELRDSSIKVNVLMATIMPVMMLVMNFSMIAILYFGGMRIDSGNMNIGALIAFIQYAMQIMFSLIMVSMIFVMIPRASASAERINEVLDMQPDLSNPELPRGMKSMQGMIEFDNVTFRYPGAENPALSDISFTARSGETTAIIGGTGSGKSTLLSLIPRFYDVTEGSVRVNGTDVREIRQEDLRAKIGFVPQKAVLFTGTITENIRHGKDDATMDEVVHAARTAQAENFITEMKEGYDSLIAQGGNNVSGGQKQRLSIARALVRRPEVYIFDDSFSALDFKTDAKLRAALKSETTEAAVLIVAQRVSTVMDADRILVMDEGRIVGSGTHKELLEHNEVYREIVSSQLTEEEIA from the coding sequence ATGATGAAACTGTTTCGCATGCTGAAGCCATACCGAATTCCGATTATTTTCATTCTGGTTTTGGTACTGTTTCAGTCGCTTGCTGAATTGTACCTGCCTACGTTAATGGCAGATATTGTGAATGACGGCATCATTAAAGGGGATATCCCGTATATCTGGCAGATTGGTGGATGGATGTTGGTCATTGCGATTGGCGGAACAGCGTGTTCGGTGATTGCAAGTTATCTCTCATCTCGAACAGCGGGTGGATTTGCCAAACAACTGCGGAGCAGAGTATTTCGCCATGTGGAGAACTTTTCTCTCCAGGAGTTCGATAAGATGGGTACTGCTTCACTGATTACGCGTACGACGAATGACATCACACAGGTACAGAATGTACTTACGATGATGCTGCGCATGATGATTATGGCTCCGCTCATGTGTATCGGGGGTATCTTCATGGCGGTATCTCAGGACGCCAAATTATCTACGATTTTCCTGGTCGTGCTTCCGGTACTGGGTGGAGCTATTGCGCTGATTGGTGCCAAGGGTTTACCTTTGTTCAAAACCATTCAGAAAAAGCTGGACCGACTCAATCTGGTGCTGCGTGAGCAGTTAACAGGGATTCGGGTTGTTCGTTCCTTTAACCGTGGGGAGCATGAGAAAGTGCGCTTTAACGGGGCCAATACAGAACTGAGAGATTCATCGATCAAAGTTAATGTGCTCATGGCGACCATCATGCCTGTGATGATGCTGGTTATGAACTTTTCGATGATTGCCATCCTTTATTTTGGTGGAATGCGGATCGACAGCGGCAATATGAACATCGGTGCGTTGATTGCCTTCATCCAATATGCAATGCAGATCATGTTCTCACTGATTATGGTTTCGATGATCTTTGTCATGATTCCTAGAGCTTCAGCATCGGCAGAACGGATCAACGAAGTGCTTGATATGCAGCCGGATCTTAGCAATCCCGAGCTGCCTCGTGGTATGAAATCCATGCAGGGTATGATTGAGTTTGATAATGTAACTTTCCGTTATCCGGGCGCAGAGAATCCAGCTTTGTCCGATATCTCCTTCACAGCTCGCTCAGGTGAGACGACAGCCATTATCGGCGGTACGGGTTCCGGGAAATCGACATTGCTGAGTCTTATTCCACGATTTTATGATGTGACCGAAGGCAGTGTCCGGGTAAATGGTACGGATGTGCGTGAAATTCGGCAGGAAGATCTGCGTGCCAAAATTGGCTTTGTACCACAAAAGGCAGTCCTCTTTACGGGTACGATTACGGAGAATATCCGTCACGGGAAAGACGATGCCACAATGGATGAAGTTGTTCATGCGGCCCGCACGGCTCAGGCGGAGAACTTCATTACCGAGATGAAAGAGGGATATGACAGCCTTATCGCTCAAGGTGGTAACAACGTATCTGGTGGACAAAAGCAACGTCTGTCCATCGCTCGCGCACTTGTTCGCCGGCCGGAAGTTTATATCTTTGATGACAGTTTCTCTGCTCTCGATTTCAAAACGGATGCTAAACTTCGTGCTGCACTGAAGTCCGAAACGACAGAAGCGGCTGTGCTGATTGTTGCGCAACGCGTAAGTACAGTAATGGATGCCGATCGCATTCTGGTTATGGATGAGGGCCGAATTGTCGGTTCAGGAACACATAAAGAGCTGCTGGAGCACAATGAAGTGTATCGGGAGATTGTATCCTCCCAGCTGACAGAGGAGGAGATCGCATGA
- a CDS encoding ABC transporter ATP-binding protein, protein MSERTERKSPRPHGGPGPGPGMGMRPPAEKAKDFKGTLRRLIRYLQPHSSRLLGVLVAAILSTVFSIISPKIMAEGTDILSKGAIAILQGVQGAGIDFPALMKVLYLLGGLYLFSAAFMYVQQYLMAGVAQRVVYDMREQISAKVGRLPLKYFDSRTTGETLSRATNDVDNISNTLQQSLAQFITSIVTIVGVIIMMLTISPWMTLITILTLPLSVVVVMLVASRSQKHFAGQQKSLGELNGHVEEMYTGHKVVKAFGREEQSVQQFEKVNEELYESGWKAQFISGIIMPLMSFVGNLGYVLICVVGGIFVTRGSISIGDILAFTQYSRQFTQPINQIANISNIIQSTIASAERVFELLDEEEEVPESKQPVQLQQPKGAVAFQGVNFGYKENELLIHNMNIDVKPGQTVAIVGPTGAGKTTLINLLMRFYEIQDGRITIDGADIKDMERGKLRSLFGMVLQDTWLFNGTIRDNIAYGREGSTEEDVIKAAVAAHADHFIRTLPDGYDTVLNEEASNISQGQKQLLTIARAILANPAILILDEATSSVDTRTEVFIQKAMNDLMKDRTSFVIAHRLSTIRGADLILVMDHGNVIEQGNHDELMASQGFYADLYNSQFAEQQPQAI, encoded by the coding sequence ATGAGTGAACGTACAGAACGTAAGTCGCCTCGTCCCCATGGTGGGCCGGGTCCAGGTCCCGGAATGGGCATGCGACCTCCCGCTGAGAAAGCAAAAGATTTTAAAGGCACACTGCGTCGCTTGATTCGTTATCTCCAGCCCCATAGTTCTCGTCTGTTAGGTGTGCTGGTTGCAGCCATTTTGAGTACCGTATTCAGCATCATCAGTCCAAAAATCATGGCCGAAGGAACGGATATTCTCAGTAAAGGCGCCATTGCCATCCTTCAGGGTGTACAGGGAGCGGGGATTGATTTTCCTGCATTGATGAAAGTATTATACCTGCTGGGCGGACTCTATCTGTTCAGTGCTGCATTTATGTATGTTCAGCAATACCTGATGGCCGGTGTGGCCCAGCGTGTTGTATATGACATGCGTGAGCAGATCAGTGCGAAGGTTGGACGTCTTCCTTTGAAATATTTTGACTCCCGCACAACTGGGGAGACACTTAGCCGTGCAACGAATGACGTGGACAATATCAGTAACACACTTCAGCAAAGTTTGGCACAGTTCATTACTTCCATCGTCACAATTGTCGGCGTAATTATCATGATGTTGACGATTAGTCCATGGATGACGCTGATCACGATTTTGACGCTGCCACTCAGTGTGGTTGTTGTCATGCTGGTCGCATCCCGTTCGCAAAAACACTTTGCGGGTCAACAGAAATCCCTTGGGGAACTGAATGGTCATGTTGAAGAGATGTACACGGGACACAAGGTTGTCAAAGCCTTTGGACGTGAAGAACAATCCGTACAGCAATTTGAGAAGGTCAATGAAGAACTGTATGAATCTGGCTGGAAAGCCCAGTTTATCTCTGGTATTATTATGCCGCTCATGAGTTTCGTTGGTAACTTGGGTTATGTGCTGATCTGTGTGGTTGGTGGGATTTTTGTTACACGCGGATCTATCTCTATCGGGGATATTCTGGCCTTCACACAGTACTCCCGTCAATTCACACAACCGATTAACCAGATTGCAAATATCTCCAATATCATTCAATCAACGATTGCTTCGGCAGAACGGGTATTTGAGTTGCTGGATGAAGAGGAAGAAGTTCCGGAGTCCAAACAACCCGTGCAATTACAGCAGCCTAAAGGTGCGGTTGCATTCCAAGGTGTTAATTTTGGATATAAAGAAAATGAACTGCTCATTCATAACATGAATATTGATGTAAAACCGGGACAGACGGTAGCCATTGTTGGACCAACGGGAGCCGGTAAAACAACCCTGATCAACCTGTTAATGCGTTTCTACGAAATTCAGGATGGTCGGATTACGATTGACGGTGCCGACATTAAGGACATGGAGCGTGGCAAGCTGCGCAGTCTGTTCGGCATGGTGCTTCAGGATACCTGGTTGTTCAACGGAACGATTCGGGACAACATCGCCTATGGTCGAGAAGGTTCTACGGAAGAGGATGTAATCAAGGCAGCCGTTGCGGCACATGCGGATCACTTTATCCGTACACTGCCTGATGGTTATGATACGGTGCTGAATGAAGAGGCGTCGAACATCTCTCAAGGGCAGAAACAGTTGCTGACCATTGCACGAGCGATTCTGGCGAACCCGGCCATCCTCATTCTGGATGAAGCGACGAGTAGCGTGGATACACGGACTGAAGTATTTATCCAGAAAGCAATGAATGATCTTATGAAAGATCGCACAAGCTTTGTCATTGCACACCGTTTATCTACCATTCGCGGCGCCGATCTGATCCTGGTTATGGATCATGGTAACGTGATTGAACAGGGTAATCATGATGAATTGATGGCAAGTCAGGGCTTCTACGCGGATCTCTACAATAGTCAGTTTGCGGAGCAGCAACCGCAGGCGATCTGA
- a CDS encoding diacylglycerol kinase family protein: protein MEFNKALLIHHHHSGKANRENTVGLVAGVLAPAVHELVIVRTDEPGEGEKLCRERGEQFDVVFILGGDGTVHECVNGLADLHHPPLIGILPGGTCNDFARSLGISPDAETAAQEMLAGRVASIDVGRANDRVFTNFFGIGLISDASQNINENLKGALGKLSYFISTLQTISHTEPFRYQLEADGKEMEGEAVMIYAANGRFLGTNALPFAPDALQDGELDVLIIHETGIPLLREILSHKPEGDWQPQSESISYFKASTLKVKNDAPMSADTDGELYMKTPAELSVLTGHLKFLTGEGY, encoded by the coding sequence ATGGAGTTTAACAAAGCGTTGTTAATTCATCATCATCATTCGGGCAAGGCCAATCGTGAGAATACAGTGGGTCTTGTGGCTGGTGTGCTGGCTCCTGCTGTTCATGAACTCGTCATTGTACGCACAGATGAACCGGGTGAGGGAGAGAAGCTGTGTCGTGAGCGCGGGGAACAATTCGATGTGGTGTTTATCCTGGGTGGGGATGGCACGGTGCATGAATGCGTGAATGGACTGGCCGATCTGCACCATCCTCCGTTGATTGGTATATTGCCTGGAGGCACATGTAATGACTTTGCGCGTTCGCTCGGGATTTCACCGGATGCAGAGACTGCGGCACAAGAAATGCTGGCAGGTCGGGTGGCATCCATTGATGTTGGACGGGCTAATGATCGGGTGTTCACGAACTTTTTCGGTATTGGCTTGATCAGTGATGCTTCGCAGAATATCAACGAGAATCTGAAAGGCGCGCTGGGTAAGCTCAGTTATTTTATCAGCACCTTACAGACAATTAGTCATACAGAGCCGTTTCGATACCAACTGGAGGCGGATGGGAAAGAGATGGAAGGCGAAGCGGTGATGATCTACGCAGCCAATGGCCGTTTTCTGGGAACGAATGCCCTGCCCTTTGCACCGGATGCGTTGCAGGATGGCGAACTGGACGTGCTCATTATTCATGAGACAGGCATTCCGCTGCTGCGAGAGATTCTGTCACACAAGCCGGAGGGCGATTGGCAACCTCAGAGTGAGAGCATTTCATACTTCAAGGCATCTACGTTAAAAGTGAAGAACGATGCTCCGATGTCAGCTGACACGGACGGCGAATTGTATATGAAAACACCCGCCGAGCTTTCGGTGCTGACGGGTCATCTGAAGTTTCTAACCGGGGAGGGTTATTAG
- a CDS encoding GNAT family N-acetyltransferase, translating to MSHSKPSPRIPRLLETSRIYLRPFEITDVDAYFPGLFDAEMRRLTGTQNSFTRAQVERYVESAAQDDTRLMLLIALQENDQIIGDVVLMDMHAKNRSAHIRVAIDQAEHQGKGYGSEALLLMLDYGFGICNLHRIELEVYAFNERAIRTYEKLGFQREGVKRDVLFYNHQYHDAIQMSMLEDEFRQRHMKDQAGNV from the coding sequence ATGTCACATTCAAAACCATCCCCACGTATCCCACGTCTGCTAGAAACGTCGCGCATATACCTGCGCCCTTTCGAGATTACAGATGTGGATGCTTATTTCCCTGGCCTGTTTGACGCCGAGATGCGCAGGCTGACGGGAACACAGAACAGTTTCACACGCGCTCAGGTTGAACGTTATGTTGAGAGCGCTGCACAAGATGACACCAGACTCATGCTACTTATTGCTTTACAGGAAAATGACCAGATCATCGGAGATGTCGTCCTGATGGACATGCATGCCAAGAATCGCAGTGCACATATTCGGGTTGCCATCGATCAGGCCGAGCATCAAGGAAAAGGCTACGGTAGCGAGGCGTTGCTACTTATGCTGGACTACGGCTTCGGCATCTGTAACTTGCATCGAATCGAGCTTGAGGTGTACGCCTTCAACGAGCGAGCCATTCGCACGTATGAGAAGCTTGGATTCCAGCGCGAGGGTGTGAAGCGGGATGTCTTGTTCTACAATCATCAATATCATGATGCGATTCAGATGAGCATGCTGGAGGATGAGTTCAGACAACGTCATATGAAAGATCAAGCAGGGAATGTTTGA